In one Arthrobacter jinronghuae genomic region, the following are encoded:
- a CDS encoding YhgE/Pip domain-containing protein: MSAHAMESDSRPQRRGDGRHSYWSPRFWLLPLLVLLLLGGAGTALYIGGLGSPGDHLKHFPLAVVNQDRGATPADGGSPENLGQNITDQMQQGFAQNDEIDLRVLSWDDAQEQLRKGQIHGAVVIPESFSADALGLVSGALTDTEVTRPSITVYSNPLAGPLASSLATSAVDPALEQANTGLGEQLTSAAEEAQTEARAEQQRELGELGLPAEVQQQVAPTVDGTSTDLLRAPISLITTAYETPPEGSALGMGAFFYSVLLMVVGVSGSVAIHFLVDSRLGVAPVEMGPRFSLGPRVQPARWKTYLIKWGIVVLGALPTAGFMMWVASAVGMPIPHGGWFFLTTWLSIVTVSAVTTALITLFGSIGMVLSLIYVVFMGLPAATGVVPLEALPGFFTFIARGEPLYHMTMANRAVLYFDAEGDAGLQSGIIGMLILILIAVAVAMIFAVLYDRKFGRRQAELAGSPGGQP; the protein is encoded by the coding sequence ATGTCGGCACATGCGATGGAATCCGATTCCCGGCCCCAGAGGCGCGGAGACGGCCGGCACTCGTATTGGTCCCCGCGGTTCTGGCTCCTGCCGCTGCTGGTGCTTCTGCTGCTGGGCGGTGCCGGCACGGCCCTGTACATCGGCGGTCTCGGCAGTCCGGGGGACCACCTTAAGCACTTTCCGTTGGCCGTGGTCAACCAGGACAGGGGTGCGACGCCGGCCGACGGGGGCAGCCCGGAGAACCTCGGGCAGAACATCACGGACCAGATGCAGCAGGGCTTCGCGCAAAACGACGAAATCGATCTGCGTGTCCTGTCCTGGGACGACGCCCAGGAGCAGCTGCGCAAGGGGCAGATCCACGGCGCCGTCGTTATCCCCGAGTCCTTTTCGGCTGACGCCCTGGGGCTGGTGAGCGGTGCATTGACGGACACGGAAGTTACGCGGCCGTCCATCACCGTCTACTCGAACCCGTTGGCCGGGCCACTGGCGAGCAGCTTGGCGACGTCCGCCGTCGACCCGGCGCTCGAACAGGCCAACACCGGCCTGGGGGAGCAGTTGACCTCCGCCGCAGAGGAAGCGCAGACGGAAGCCCGGGCGGAACAACAGCGCGAGCTCGGGGAGCTGGGCCTGCCGGCAGAGGTGCAGCAGCAGGTGGCACCAACCGTGGACGGCACATCAACGGACCTGCTCCGGGCTCCGATCTCTCTCATCACCACCGCCTATGAAACCCCGCCGGAAGGTTCCGCCCTTGGCATGGGTGCGTTCTTCTACTCCGTGCTGCTGATGGTGGTGGGCGTCAGTGGTTCCGTAGCCATCCACTTCCTGGTGGATTCGCGGCTCGGAGTGGCGCCGGTCGAAATGGGGCCGCGGTTCTCCCTGGGGCCGAGGGTGCAGCCTGCCCGCTGGAAAACCTATCTGATCAAGTGGGGCATCGTTGTCCTGGGCGCCCTCCCGACGGCGGGCTTCATGATGTGGGTGGCCTCCGCCGTCGGGATGCCGATCCCGCACGGCGGCTGGTTCTTCCTCACCACCTGGCTGTCCATTGTCACGGTATCGGCCGTCACCACGGCGCTGATCACCCTGTTCGGCAGCATCGGCATGGTGCTCTCGCTGATCTACGTGGTGTTTATGGGCCTGCCTGCCGCGACCGGAGTGGTGCCGCTGGAGGCCCTGCCGGGGTTCTTCACGTTCATTGCCCGCGGCGAGCCGCTCTACCACATGACCATGGCCAACCGGGCGGTCCTGTACTTTGACGCCGAAGGTGACGCGGGCCTGCAGAGCGGGATCATCGGCATGCTCATCCTCATACTCATAGCCGTTGCGGTCGCCATGATCTTCGCGGTGCTTTATGACCGGAAGTTCGGCCGCCGCCAGGCAGAGCTGGCGGGTAGTCCCGGCGGGCAGCCCTAG
- a CDS encoding TetR/AcrR family transcriptional regulator, with the protein MGQHGAKARETLLDAAEELFARYGIDAVSNRRIAEHAGTANHSAVAYHFGGRDELLEALITRHLEDTHRRRAVLTEQLDDGAGLRDLLACLVLPWVDHLASLPVPSWRARFLHQMRAVPSMQSVLQRSAVANPVSEDLIRRTQAAVGDLAPAVLHGRSWILGTMTIGVCAEYEARIQDGAETPNWTGVGYFLIDSCAGMLSAPVTHPGDFLPQPSPVYLL; encoded by the coding sequence ATGGGACAGCACGGTGCGAAGGCACGCGAAACCCTGCTCGATGCCGCCGAAGAGCTGTTTGCCCGCTACGGCATCGACGCCGTGTCCAACCGCCGCATCGCCGAGCATGCCGGAACTGCCAACCATTCCGCCGTCGCCTATCACTTCGGCGGCCGGGATGAACTGCTGGAAGCCTTGATCACCCGCCATCTCGAGGACACCCACCGCCGCCGTGCGGTGCTCACGGAACAGCTGGACGACGGCGCCGGGCTCCGCGACCTCCTGGCCTGCCTGGTCCTGCCCTGGGTGGACCACCTGGCATCCCTGCCGGTGCCGAGCTGGCGGGCGCGTTTCCTGCACCAGATGCGTGCGGTGCCGTCCATGCAATCCGTACTTCAGCGGTCGGCCGTGGCCAACCCCGTCAGCGAGGACCTGATCCGCAGGACCCAGGCCGCGGTCGGGGACCTCGCCCCCGCTGTCCTGCACGGCCGTTCGTGGATCCTGGGCACCATGACCATCGGGGTCTGCGCGGAGTACGAGGCACGCATCCAAGACGGAGCCGAGACCCCGAACTGGACCGGGGTGGGCTACTTCCTCATCGATTCGTGCGCCGGAATGCTGTCCGCTCCGGTAACCCACCCCGGCGACTTCCTTCCGCAGCCGTCCCCGGTCTACCTGCTTTAG